One genomic segment of Salarias fasciatus chromosome 8, fSalaFa1.1, whole genome shotgun sequence includes these proteins:
- the map2k4b gene encoding dual specificity mitogen-activated protein kinase kinase 4b isoform X2, whose amino-acid sequence MATPSPNSNSTSHQLHQQTQSSSMQETNTCWRCQNETGKRKALKLNFANPPVKPTSRLPINPTAPSFQNPHIERLRTHSIESSGKLKISPEQHCDFTAEDLRDLGEIGRGAYGSVNKMVHKPTGQIMAVKRIRSTVDEKEQKQLLMDLDVVMRSSDCPYIVQFYGALFREGDCWICMELMSTSLDKFYKYVYCALDDVIPEEILGKITLATVKALNHLKENLKIIHRDIKPSNILMDRRGNIKLCDFGISGQLVDSIAKTRDAGCRPYMAPERIDPSASRQGYDVRSDVWSLGITLYELATGRFPYPKWNSVFDQLTQVVKGEPPQLSNSEERQFSPKFINFVNLCLTKDESKRPKYKELLKHPFILMYEERFVDVATYVCRILDQIPASPISPMYVD is encoded by the exons ATGGCGACTCCCAGTCCGAACAGCAACTCCACGTcgcaccagctccaccagcagacGCAGAGCAGCAGCATGCAAG AAACCAACACCTGCTGGAGATGTCAAAATGAAACAG GTAAACGTAAAGCTCTCAAGCTCAATTTTGCCAACCCTCCAGTGAAACCGACCTCGAGGCTTCCCATCAATCCGACGGCTCCTTCCTTCCAGAACCCTCACAT AGAGCGTCTGCGGACGCACAGCATCGAGTCATCGGGGAAGCTGAAGATCTCCCCAGAGCAGCACTGCGACTTCACCGCCGAGGACCTGCGAGACCTCGGCGAGATCGGCCGCGGGGCGTACGGCTCTGTTAACAAAATGGTCCACAAGCCCACGGGCCAGATCATGGCTGTCAAG AGGATTCGCTCCACGGTGGACGAGAAGGAGCAGAAGCAGCTCTTGATGGATCTGGACGTGGTGATGAGGAGCAGCGACTGTCCCTACATCGTTCAGTTCTACGGCGCCCTCTTCAGGGAG GGTGACTGTTGGATCTGTATGGAACTTATGTCTACCTCATTAGACAAATTCTACAAATATGTATATTGTGCGTTAGATGACGTCATTCCAGAGGAAATACTAGGCAAAATAACATTAGCA ACCGTTAAAGCACTGAACCACTTaaaagaaaacttgaaaataatcCACAGAG ACATCAAACCTTCCAACATCCTGATGGACCGGAGGGGGAACATCAAGCTGTGTGACTTCGGCATCAGTGGTCAGCTGGTGGACTCCATAGCCAAGACCAGAGACGCCGGCTGCAGGCCGTACATGGCG CCTGAACGGATAGACCCCAGTGCTTCCAGACAAGGCTACGACGTCCGATCCGACGTCTGGAGTTTGGGTATCACCTTG TACGAGCTGGCCACGGGAAGGTTTCCGTACCCCAAGTGGAATAGTGTGTTCGACCAGCTCACCCAGGTGGTGAAAGGAgagcctcctcagctcagcAACTCGGAGGAACGACAGTTCTCCCCAAAGTTCATCAACTTTGTTAACCTATG CCTTACAAAGGATGAATCGAAAAGGCCAAAGTACAAGGAGCTTCTG AAACACCCCTTCATCCTGATGTACGAGGAGCGCTTTGTGGACGTCGCCACCTACGTGTGTCGCATCCTGGATCAGATCCCCGCCTCGCCCATCTCGCCCATGTACGTCGACTGA
- the map2k4b gene encoding dual specificity mitogen-activated protein kinase kinase 4b isoform X1: MATPSPNSNSTSHQLHQQTQSSSMQETNTCWRCQNETGFQISLSGVPQCKRKALKLNFANPPVKPTSRLPINPTAPSFQNPHIERLRTHSIESSGKLKISPEQHCDFTAEDLRDLGEIGRGAYGSVNKMVHKPTGQIMAVKRIRSTVDEKEQKQLLMDLDVVMRSSDCPYIVQFYGALFREGDCWICMELMSTSLDKFYKYVYCALDDVIPEEILGKITLATVKALNHLKENLKIIHRDIKPSNILMDRRGNIKLCDFGISGQLVDSIAKTRDAGCRPYMAPERIDPSASRQGYDVRSDVWSLGITLYELATGRFPYPKWNSVFDQLTQVVKGEPPQLSNSEERQFSPKFINFVNLCLTKDESKRPKYKELLKHPFILMYEERFVDVATYVCRILDQIPASPISPMYVD; encoded by the exons ATGGCGACTCCCAGTCCGAACAGCAACTCCACGTcgcaccagctccaccagcagacGCAGAGCAGCAGCATGCAAG AAACCAACACCTGCTGGAGATGTCAAAATGAAACAG GGTTTCAGATAAGCCTGTCTGGAGTACCCCAGT GTAAACGTAAAGCTCTCAAGCTCAATTTTGCCAACCCTCCAGTGAAACCGACCTCGAGGCTTCCCATCAATCCGACGGCTCCTTCCTTCCAGAACCCTCACAT AGAGCGTCTGCGGACGCACAGCATCGAGTCATCGGGGAAGCTGAAGATCTCCCCAGAGCAGCACTGCGACTTCACCGCCGAGGACCTGCGAGACCTCGGCGAGATCGGCCGCGGGGCGTACGGCTCTGTTAACAAAATGGTCCACAAGCCCACGGGCCAGATCATGGCTGTCAAG AGGATTCGCTCCACGGTGGACGAGAAGGAGCAGAAGCAGCTCTTGATGGATCTGGACGTGGTGATGAGGAGCAGCGACTGTCCCTACATCGTTCAGTTCTACGGCGCCCTCTTCAGGGAG GGTGACTGTTGGATCTGTATGGAACTTATGTCTACCTCATTAGACAAATTCTACAAATATGTATATTGTGCGTTAGATGACGTCATTCCAGAGGAAATACTAGGCAAAATAACATTAGCA ACCGTTAAAGCACTGAACCACTTaaaagaaaacttgaaaataatcCACAGAG ACATCAAACCTTCCAACATCCTGATGGACCGGAGGGGGAACATCAAGCTGTGTGACTTCGGCATCAGTGGTCAGCTGGTGGACTCCATAGCCAAGACCAGAGACGCCGGCTGCAGGCCGTACATGGCG CCTGAACGGATAGACCCCAGTGCTTCCAGACAAGGCTACGACGTCCGATCCGACGTCTGGAGTTTGGGTATCACCTTG TACGAGCTGGCCACGGGAAGGTTTCCGTACCCCAAGTGGAATAGTGTGTTCGACCAGCTCACCCAGGTGGTGAAAGGAgagcctcctcagctcagcAACTCGGAGGAACGACAGTTCTCCCCAAAGTTCATCAACTTTGTTAACCTATG CCTTACAAAGGATGAATCGAAAAGGCCAAAGTACAAGGAGCTTCTG AAACACCCCTTCATCCTGATGTACGAGGAGCGCTTTGTGGACGTCGCCACCTACGTGTGTCGCATCCTGGATCAGATCCCCGCCTCGCCCATCTCGCCCATGTACGTCGACTGA
- the map2k4b gene encoding dual specificity mitogen-activated protein kinase kinase 4b isoform X4, protein MATPSPNSNSTSHQLHQQTQSSSMQGKRKALKLNFANPPVKPTSRLPINPTAPSFQNPHIERLRTHSIESSGKLKISPEQHCDFTAEDLRDLGEIGRGAYGSVNKMVHKPTGQIMAVKRIRSTVDEKEQKQLLMDLDVVMRSSDCPYIVQFYGALFREGDCWICMELMSTSLDKFYKYVYCALDDVIPEEILGKITLATVKALNHLKENLKIIHRDIKPSNILMDRRGNIKLCDFGISGQLVDSIAKTRDAGCRPYMAPERIDPSASRQGYDVRSDVWSLGITLYELATGRFPYPKWNSVFDQLTQVVKGEPPQLSNSEERQFSPKFINFVNLCLTKDESKRPKYKELLKHPFILMYEERFVDVATYVCRILDQIPASPISPMYVD, encoded by the exons ATGGCGACTCCCAGTCCGAACAGCAACTCCACGTcgcaccagctccaccagcagacGCAGAGCAGCAGCATGCAAG GTAAACGTAAAGCTCTCAAGCTCAATTTTGCCAACCCTCCAGTGAAACCGACCTCGAGGCTTCCCATCAATCCGACGGCTCCTTCCTTCCAGAACCCTCACAT AGAGCGTCTGCGGACGCACAGCATCGAGTCATCGGGGAAGCTGAAGATCTCCCCAGAGCAGCACTGCGACTTCACCGCCGAGGACCTGCGAGACCTCGGCGAGATCGGCCGCGGGGCGTACGGCTCTGTTAACAAAATGGTCCACAAGCCCACGGGCCAGATCATGGCTGTCAAG AGGATTCGCTCCACGGTGGACGAGAAGGAGCAGAAGCAGCTCTTGATGGATCTGGACGTGGTGATGAGGAGCAGCGACTGTCCCTACATCGTTCAGTTCTACGGCGCCCTCTTCAGGGAG GGTGACTGTTGGATCTGTATGGAACTTATGTCTACCTCATTAGACAAATTCTACAAATATGTATATTGTGCGTTAGATGACGTCATTCCAGAGGAAATACTAGGCAAAATAACATTAGCA ACCGTTAAAGCACTGAACCACTTaaaagaaaacttgaaaataatcCACAGAG ACATCAAACCTTCCAACATCCTGATGGACCGGAGGGGGAACATCAAGCTGTGTGACTTCGGCATCAGTGGTCAGCTGGTGGACTCCATAGCCAAGACCAGAGACGCCGGCTGCAGGCCGTACATGGCG CCTGAACGGATAGACCCCAGTGCTTCCAGACAAGGCTACGACGTCCGATCCGACGTCTGGAGTTTGGGTATCACCTTG TACGAGCTGGCCACGGGAAGGTTTCCGTACCCCAAGTGGAATAGTGTGTTCGACCAGCTCACCCAGGTGGTGAAAGGAgagcctcctcagctcagcAACTCGGAGGAACGACAGTTCTCCCCAAAGTTCATCAACTTTGTTAACCTATG CCTTACAAAGGATGAATCGAAAAGGCCAAAGTACAAGGAGCTTCTG AAACACCCCTTCATCCTGATGTACGAGGAGCGCTTTGTGGACGTCGCCACCTACGTGTGTCGCATCCTGGATCAGATCCCCGCCTCGCCCATCTCGCCCATGTACGTCGACTGA
- the map2k4b gene encoding dual specificity mitogen-activated protein kinase kinase 4b isoform X3 produces the protein MATPSPNSNSTSHQLHQQTQSSSMQGFQISLSGVPQCKRKALKLNFANPPVKPTSRLPINPTAPSFQNPHIERLRTHSIESSGKLKISPEQHCDFTAEDLRDLGEIGRGAYGSVNKMVHKPTGQIMAVKRIRSTVDEKEQKQLLMDLDVVMRSSDCPYIVQFYGALFREGDCWICMELMSTSLDKFYKYVYCALDDVIPEEILGKITLATVKALNHLKENLKIIHRDIKPSNILMDRRGNIKLCDFGISGQLVDSIAKTRDAGCRPYMAPERIDPSASRQGYDVRSDVWSLGITLYELATGRFPYPKWNSVFDQLTQVVKGEPPQLSNSEERQFSPKFINFVNLCLTKDESKRPKYKELLKHPFILMYEERFVDVATYVCRILDQIPASPISPMYVD, from the exons ATGGCGACTCCCAGTCCGAACAGCAACTCCACGTcgcaccagctccaccagcagacGCAGAGCAGCAGCATGCAAG GGTTTCAGATAAGCCTGTCTGGAGTACCCCAGT GTAAACGTAAAGCTCTCAAGCTCAATTTTGCCAACCCTCCAGTGAAACCGACCTCGAGGCTTCCCATCAATCCGACGGCTCCTTCCTTCCAGAACCCTCACAT AGAGCGTCTGCGGACGCACAGCATCGAGTCATCGGGGAAGCTGAAGATCTCCCCAGAGCAGCACTGCGACTTCACCGCCGAGGACCTGCGAGACCTCGGCGAGATCGGCCGCGGGGCGTACGGCTCTGTTAACAAAATGGTCCACAAGCCCACGGGCCAGATCATGGCTGTCAAG AGGATTCGCTCCACGGTGGACGAGAAGGAGCAGAAGCAGCTCTTGATGGATCTGGACGTGGTGATGAGGAGCAGCGACTGTCCCTACATCGTTCAGTTCTACGGCGCCCTCTTCAGGGAG GGTGACTGTTGGATCTGTATGGAACTTATGTCTACCTCATTAGACAAATTCTACAAATATGTATATTGTGCGTTAGATGACGTCATTCCAGAGGAAATACTAGGCAAAATAACATTAGCA ACCGTTAAAGCACTGAACCACTTaaaagaaaacttgaaaataatcCACAGAG ACATCAAACCTTCCAACATCCTGATGGACCGGAGGGGGAACATCAAGCTGTGTGACTTCGGCATCAGTGGTCAGCTGGTGGACTCCATAGCCAAGACCAGAGACGCCGGCTGCAGGCCGTACATGGCG CCTGAACGGATAGACCCCAGTGCTTCCAGACAAGGCTACGACGTCCGATCCGACGTCTGGAGTTTGGGTATCACCTTG TACGAGCTGGCCACGGGAAGGTTTCCGTACCCCAAGTGGAATAGTGTGTTCGACCAGCTCACCCAGGTGGTGAAAGGAgagcctcctcagctcagcAACTCGGAGGAACGACAGTTCTCCCCAAAGTTCATCAACTTTGTTAACCTATG CCTTACAAAGGATGAATCGAAAAGGCCAAAGTACAAGGAGCTTCTG AAACACCCCTTCATCCTGATGTACGAGGAGCGCTTTGTGGACGTCGCCACCTACGTGTGTCGCATCCTGGATCAGATCCCCGCCTCGCCCATCTCGCCCATGTACGTCGACTGA